A region from the Triticum aestivum cultivar Chinese Spring chromosome 3D, IWGSC CS RefSeq v2.1, whole genome shotgun sequence genome encodes:
- the LOC123078257 gene encoding kinesin-like protein KIN-13A, translating into MARWLQSAGLQHLAVSSSAPGPGLAMGMAGDLRGGGILPNLLMQGYGPQSIEEKQKLYMLLRSLNFNGESASAPISEPYTPTTQSFSGGPPIDGFYSPELRGEFGAGLLDLHAMDDSELLSENVASEPFEASPFVPKETDDDEDDIISRSQQGLSENYGGAITREKESNTKESNVGKIKVVVRKRPLNRKEISRKEDDVIDVHNSQFLTVHEPKLKVDLTAYVDKHEFCFDAVLDEAVTNDEVYRETVEPIIPIIFQRTKATCFAYGQTGSGKTYTMQPLPLRAAQDMVHLLHQPVYLSQNFKLWLSYFEIYGGKLYDLLSERRPLCIREDGKKQVCIVGLQEFEVSDVRIVKEYIERGNASRSTGSTGANEESSRSHAILQLAVKKHIPVTETRRQRDREANEAKNTKLVGKLSFIDLAGSERGADTTDNDKQTRIEGAEINKSLLALKECIRALDNDQIHIPFRGSKLTEVLRDSFVGNSRTVMISCISPGSGSCEHTLNTLRYADRVKSLSKSGNSKKEQFSGQFVSSSKESTHTSYPLSGEAEETVDQIEENRHIDASRRVVEICMSSSVDPDRNSFSMIPSYPHRGREETSSTSSLNDRERIDFKSNLPGYSSKAQSLQNSVNSQEEDKVTKVSPPRRKANREDKSERQNNYVKKENGADVNRIVHKQQLKQQQQRPPSTSASQVSSRQSEKESSCDEEINAILEEEEALIAAHRKEIENTMEIVREEMNLLADVDQPGSLIDNYVAQLNFLLSRKASGLVSLQARLARFQQRLKEEEILSLKKPSR; encoded by the exons ATGGCCCGGTGGCTGCAGTCCGCGGGGCTGCAGCACCTCGCGGTGTCCTCCTCAGCTCCTGGGCCCGGGCTGGCGATGGGGATGGCCGGAGACCTCCGCGGCGGCGGTATCCTCCCGAACCTTCTCATGCAG GGGTATGGGCCCCAATCGATCGAAGAAAAACAGAAGCTTTACATGCTATTAAGGAGCCTGAATTTTAATGGCGAATCAGCATCTGCACCTATATCTGAGCCATACACACCGACAACCCAGAGCTTCAGTGGTGGCCCCCCCATAGATGGATTCTACTCACCCGAACTTAGAGGTGAATTCGGAGCTGGCCTTTTGGATCTTCATGCAATGGATGACAGTGAGCTTCTTTCTGAG AATGTAGCATCAGAACCATTTGAAGCTTCACCCTTTGTGCCAAAGGAAactgatgacgatgaggacgataTAATATCAAGAAGCCAGCAAGGTCTATCAGAAAATTATGGTGGTGCAATCACAAGAGAAAAAGAGAGCAATACTAAAGAAAGTAATGTAGGAAAGATTAAAGTTGTG GTAAGGAAGAGGCCTCTGAACAGAAAGGAAATATCTCGAAAGGAGGATGACGTAATAGATGTACATAATTCTCAATTCTTGACTGTTCATGAACCTAAATTAAAG GTGGATTTGACGGCTTATGTGGACAAACATGAATTCTGCTTTGATGCTGTCCTGGATGAGGCTGTAACTAATGACGAG GTGTACCGGGAGACTGTGGAGCCCATTATACCAATAATTTTCCAAAGGACCAAAGCAACATGCTTTGCATATGGCCAAACAG GTAGTGGTAAGACATATACAATGCAACCCCTACCTCTAAGGGCTGCACAGGATATGGTTCATCTTTTGCATCAACCTGTGTACCTGAGTCAAAATTTCAAGTTGTGGCTTAGCTACTTTGAGATATATGGCGGGAAGCTTTATGACCTTTTGAGCGAAAGGAG gcCACTCTGCATTAGGGAAGATGGAAAGAAACAGGTCTGCATTGTTGGCTTACAGGAATTTGAGGTTTCTGATGTCCGGATTGTCAAAGAATACATTGAGAGAGGAAATGCCTCGAGAAGCACAGGATCAACTGGGGCCAACGAAGAGTCATCACGATCTCATGCTATTCTGCAATTAGCTGTGAAGAAGCATATCCCAGTGACAGAGACCAGAAGACAGAGAGATCGTGAGGCTAATGAAGCTAAAAATACAAAGCTTGTGGGAAAATTGTCATTTATAGACCTTGCTGGAAGCGAGCGTGGTGCTGATACAACAGATAATGACAAGCAGACAAG AATTGAGGGTGCAGAAATAAACAAGAGCCTTTTGGCTCTCAAGGAATGCATTCGGGCACTGGATAATGATCAGATACATATTCCTTTCAGAGGAAGCAAGCTAACCGAGGTGCTTCGTGATTCGTTTGTTGGTAACTCTCGAACAGTAATGATTTCTTGCATCTCACCGGGTTCAGGTTCATGTGAACACACGCTAAATACCTTAAGATATGCTGACAG GGTTAAGAGTCTCTCGAAAAGTGGCAACTCAAAAAAAGAGCAGTTCAGTGGGCAGTTTGTGTCCTCCAGCAAGGAATCTACCCATACATCATATCCATTATCAGGTGAAGCTGAAGAAACTGTTGACCAGATTGAAGAGAACAGACATATTGATGCTTCAAGGAGAGTTGTTGAAATCTGCATGAGTTCTTCAGTGGATCCTGATAGGAACTCATTTAGTATGATTCCAAGTTATCCTCATAGAGGAAGGGAAGAAACTAGTTCAACATCTAGTTTGAATGATAGGGAGAGAATTGATTTCAAATCTAACCTGCCTGGTTATAGTAGTAAAGCACAGTCACTTCAGAATTCAGTTAATTCACAAGAAGAAGATAAAGTTACAAAAGTCTCACCTCCTCGGAGAAAAGCTAATAGGGAGGACAAATCTGAAAGGCAGAACAACTATGTGAAAAAGGAAAATGGGGCAGATGTAAATCGGATTGTTCACAAACAGCAACTGAAACAGCAGCAGCAAAGACCACCGTCTACTTCGGCATCACAGGTTTCATCGAGACAATCTGAAAAGGAAAGTTCGTGTGATGAGGAAATAAATGCAATACTTGAG GAAGAGGAGGCATTGATAGCAGCTCACAGAAAGGAAATTGAAAATACTATGGAAATAGTGCGGGAA GAGATGAACCTATTAGCAGATGTTGACCAACCAGGTAGCCTTATTGACAATTATGTGGCACAACTGAATTTTCTCCTGTCACGGAAGGCGTCCGGCTTGGTCAGTCTCCAGGCACGCTTAGCAAGGTTTCAACAGCGCCTCAAAGAAGAGGAGATCCTTAGCCTTAAGAAACCATCAAGATAG
- the LOC123078258 gene encoding uncharacterized protein isoform X2 — protein MLEVCSGRERRWRARFDAHEGLQLGAAAAATAPPAELFNAAAGAYLNDDDERASAKGKTDVQYIILDRVQPSAASSGGACWMSSRRPWSGGAFRKKARRGDGKESVWAGRPLLPNDFVRTRRLSHRTPRSVWEPPRPNVRSLSTSFVFFDSCQNSVNSHF, from the exons ATGCTGGAGGTGTGTAGCGGCAGGGAGCGTCGCTGGCGTGCGAGATTTGATGCGCATGAAGGGCTGCAGCTGGGAGCGGCAGCAGCGGCGACTGCCCCTCCGGCCGAGCTGTTCAACGCCGCAGCGGGGGCCTACCTCAACGACGACGACGAACGGGCCAGTGCCAAGGGCAAGACCGACGTGCAGTACATCATCCTCGACAGGGTG CAGCCATCAGCAGCATCGTCAGGAGGGGCATGCTGGATGAGCTCAAGAAGACCCTGGTCAGGAGGAGCATTCAG aaaaaagGCCCGTAGGGGCGATGGGAAGGAGAGCGTTTGGGCTGGGAGGCCTCTCCTCCCGAACGATTTCGTTCGTACCAGGCGCCTGTCGCACCGAACTCCTCGTTCGGTCTGGGAGCCTCCCAGACCGAACGTTCGGTCCTTATCGACGTCCTTTGTGTTTTTCGATAGCTGTCAAAACAGTGTGAATAGTCATTTCTAA
- the LOC123078258 gene encoding uncharacterized protein isoform X3, whose product MLEVCSGRERRWRARFDAHEGLQLGAAAAATAPPAELFNAAAGAYLNDDDERASAKGKTDVQYIILDRVPSAASSGGACWMSSRRPWSGGAFRKKARRGDGKESVWAGRPLLPNDFVRTRRLSHRTPRSVWEPPRPNVRSLSTSFVFFDSCQNSVNSHF is encoded by the exons ATGCTGGAGGTGTGTAGCGGCAGGGAGCGTCGCTGGCGTGCGAGATTTGATGCGCATGAAGGGCTGCAGCTGGGAGCGGCAGCAGCGGCGACTGCCCCTCCGGCCGAGCTGTTCAACGCCGCAGCGGGGGCCTACCTCAACGACGACGACGAACGGGCCAGTGCCAAGGGCAAGACCGACGTGCAGTACATCATCCTCGACAGGGTG CCATCAGCAGCATCGTCAGGAGGGGCATGCTGGATGAGCTCAAGAAGACCCTGGTCAGGAGGAGCATTCAG aaaaaagGCCCGTAGGGGCGATGGGAAGGAGAGCGTTTGGGCTGGGAGGCCTCTCCTCCCGAACGATTTCGTTCGTACCAGGCGCCTGTCGCACCGAACTCCTCGTTCGGTCTGGGAGCCTCCCAGACCGAACGTTCGGTCCTTATCGACGTCCTTTGTGTTTTTCGATAGCTGTCAAAACAGTGTGAATAGTCATTTCTAA
- the LOC123078258 gene encoding uncharacterized protein isoform X1 has product MLEVCSGRERRWRARFDAHEGLQLGAAAAATAPPAELFNAAAGAYLNDDDERASAKGKTDVQYIILDRVMQQPSAASSGGACWMSSRRPWSGGAFRKKARRGDGKESVWAGRPLLPNDFVRTRRLSHRTPRSVWEPPRPNVRSLSTSFVFFDSCQNSVNSHF; this is encoded by the exons ATGCTGGAGGTGTGTAGCGGCAGGGAGCGTCGCTGGCGTGCGAGATTTGATGCGCATGAAGGGCTGCAGCTGGGAGCGGCAGCAGCGGCGACTGCCCCTCCGGCCGAGCTGTTCAACGCCGCAGCGGGGGCCTACCTCAACGACGACGACGAACGGGCCAGTGCCAAGGGCAAGACCGACGTGCAGTACATCATCCTCGACAGGGTG ATGCAGCAGCCATCAGCAGCATCGTCAGGAGGGGCATGCTGGATGAGCTCAAGAAGACCCTGGTCAGGAGGAGCATTCAG aaaaaagGCCCGTAGGGGCGATGGGAAGGAGAGCGTTTGGGCTGGGAGGCCTCTCCTCCCGAACGATTTCGTTCGTACCAGGCGCCTGTCGCACCGAACTCCTCGTTCGGTCTGGGAGCCTCCCAGACCGAACGTTCGGTCCTTATCGACGTCCTTTGTGTTTTTCGATAGCTGTCAAAACAGTGTGAATAGTCATTTCTAA
- the LOC123078258 gene encoding uncharacterized protein isoform X5, protein MLEVCSGRERRWRARFDAHEGLQLGAAAAATAPPAELFNAAAGAYLNDDDERASAKGKTDVQYIILDRVQPSAASSGGACWMSSRRPWSGGAFRCNGLHRFRRP, encoded by the exons ATGCTGGAGGTGTGTAGCGGCAGGGAGCGTCGCTGGCGTGCGAGATTTGATGCGCATGAAGGGCTGCAGCTGGGAGCGGCAGCAGCGGCGACTGCCCCTCCGGCCGAGCTGTTCAACGCCGCAGCGGGGGCCTACCTCAACGACGACGACGAACGGGCCAGTGCCAAGGGCAAGACCGACGTGCAGTACATCATCCTCGACAGGGTG CAGCCATCAGCAGCATCGTCAGGAGGGGCATGCTGGATGAGCTCAAGAAGACCCTGGTCAGGAGGAGCATTCAG GTGTAATGGGCTGCACCGATTCAGACGACCGTGA
- the LOC123078258 gene encoding uncharacterized protein isoform X4 — protein sequence MLEVCSGRERRWRARFDAHEGLQLGAAAAATAPPAELFNAAAGAYLNDDDERASAKGKTDVQYIILDRVMQQPSAASSGGACWMSSRRPWSGGAFRCNGLHRFRRP from the exons ATGCTGGAGGTGTGTAGCGGCAGGGAGCGTCGCTGGCGTGCGAGATTTGATGCGCATGAAGGGCTGCAGCTGGGAGCGGCAGCAGCGGCGACTGCCCCTCCGGCCGAGCTGTTCAACGCCGCAGCGGGGGCCTACCTCAACGACGACGACGAACGGGCCAGTGCCAAGGGCAAGACCGACGTGCAGTACATCATCCTCGACAGGGTG ATGCAGCAGCCATCAGCAGCATCGTCAGGAGGGGCATGCTGGATGAGCTCAAGAAGACCCTGGTCAGGAGGAGCATTCAG GTGTAATGGGCTGCACCGATTCAGACGACCGTGA
- the LOC123078258 gene encoding uncharacterized protein isoform X6, translating to MLEVCSGRERRWRARFDAHEGLQLGAAAAATAPPAELFNAAAGAYLNDDDERASAKGKTDVQYIILDRVPSAASSGGACWMSSRRPWSGGAFRCNGLHRFRRP from the exons ATGCTGGAGGTGTGTAGCGGCAGGGAGCGTCGCTGGCGTGCGAGATTTGATGCGCATGAAGGGCTGCAGCTGGGAGCGGCAGCAGCGGCGACTGCCCCTCCGGCCGAGCTGTTCAACGCCGCAGCGGGGGCCTACCTCAACGACGACGACGAACGGGCCAGTGCCAAGGGCAAGACCGACGTGCAGTACATCATCCTCGACAGGGTG CCATCAGCAGCATCGTCAGGAGGGGCATGCTGGATGAGCTCAAGAAGACCCTGGTCAGGAGGAGCATTCAG GTGTAATGGGCTGCACCGATTCAGACGACCGTGA